The following DNA comes from Geothrix edaphica.
GAGGCCCTGACACCAAAGCCGAGGATCTTGGCAAGATGGATCCTCAACTGAGGTTCCTTCGGCCAGCGTTCATGGGCAGCCACCACCACCGGTAGGGCACGGTCCAGTACATCCTCCACTGGTCGTCCAAGGAGGATCCGCCCTTCCATCCAACGGATCGCAGTCCAGCCAGTGAAGAACACCGGATTCGTCTGGTCAGGCTCAAGGCGTCGGAGGGCCTCACTTGCTTCGTAGGAACGGTGGAAATGCGCCTCGGGATCCTTGCCCCTGGCCTGGGCATCCAGGGCCAGGAGCAGTTCCAGGGTTTTGATATTCTCCTGGAGGTTGGCTGCAGTGACCCCGGGTTTGCCCTGCATTTGCTCCGCCAGGGACTGGGTCATGGCGAGGGGTTCAGAGGCATCCCGTCCGTGGTCCAGAAGAATGCGGGCCTCCATTTCGGAACAGGCGAAGGCCCATCTCAACCCCGAAGGGTCCCAGGGTTCCATCGCGTCCAGGCGGATCGCCACGGCGCGCCCCTCCCGAAGGGCGGGACCCGGGTCCTGTCCCACATCCTCCTGAGCACCTCCGAGGTCGTAGAGCGCGTAGGCAAAGCGGGCGAGCGGCCGGGCTGAATCAGGTGCCAGGCGGGCCGCCGTCCGACAGGCCTCCACTCCGGCCAGGCAATACTCCAATCGGGAGGGATCCCCCGGAGCCTTGGGAGCCCGGCTGAGATTCGCCAGGATCAGGGCCTTGTTCAACCAGGGGCGTGGCGAATCGGCATCCAGGATCAGGGCGTGTTCCACGTCCCGGAAACCCGCCTCGGCATCGGCCCTCAGGGGCAGGCCGCGTCGTTGGGCCAGACTCGTGAGAAAGGCGTGAAATCGGCCCGCCAGGTGATGCACCGCTGGGTCGCTTCGCACCACGCGGGCCAGTGCCTGTGTGATGGCCAGCCCCTCCCGCGCGCAGCGCTCACTTTCTTCAAAATGCTGAAGGTCATAGGCCTTCACCATGAGGTTCATCCAGGCTTGCGCTTCGATCAGACCTGCTTCCGTTCGTTCCGGATCGGCCCGGCGAGCCGCCTGGGCGAGATCCCGCGCCTTCTCGTCGTGCTGCTCCAGCATGGCGAGCCGCGCCTGCAGGACCCGATCTGATCCAGCTCCCTGGAAGTGACGGAGGGCCGGCTGGTGAAAACGGAGATCCGCTTCCGCCAGTCGCCGCGTCCGGTAGGCCGGGTCCTTCAGCCCCTCCGCCTCCTGGCGGGCCTGCTCGTAGAGTTGGCTGTAGACAGTCGCCATGGCTTCTTCCAGATCGGGACCCCTGAACCCCAGAACCCACGCGCGTTCCAGGGACACTCGAGCCGGCTCCAGTTCCTCAAGGATCAGGTGGATGCGCCCCTGCGCATAGGCAGATGGGGCCTCGGCGGCCCCCTTGCGCGCCTGCAATCGGGCGAGTGCCAGTCGAAGCTCCGCCTTCACTGGCCGGATGTCGTGGGCCGGGGCCAGGTGGGCCATGCGCATGCGCAGCTCCAGGGCCTTGGCCTCCCCTCCCATCTGGGCCGCCTCCAGGGCGGCCAGGGTGCTGCGGCGGCTGTTCCAAGTGGCGAAGGCGCCTGTGGCCAGCATCACCGTGAGACTCGCGCCGAGGGCCTTCGCGGCCGCAGGGTTGCGTTTGGACCAGCGCAGGCCGCGTTCCAGCCACCCCATGGGCCGGGCCAGGATGGCCTGGCCCTTCAGCACCCGCTCCAGGTCGTCGGCCAGCGCTTCGGCAGTGGCATAGCGCCGTTCCGGCGCCTTCTCCATGGCCTTGGCCACGACGGTCGCCAGGTCCCTCGGCAGGCCGGGGACCGCTGTGGTGAGCGGAAGCGGATCCTTCTCCAGCACCCGGCGCAACAGGTCGCCCGGGTGCAGATCTCCCGCGGCGGTGGCGCCATGGAGGTCCAGGGTGCCCGGCGCCTTCGCCGTGGATCCGACGGGATTCCGGAACGGCGGGCGGCCAGCGAGGACAGCATAGAGGGTGGCGCCGAGACCGTAGATGTCGGCCCGGAAATCCACCGGGGCGGCGCCCGAGACCTGCTCCGGGGCCATGAAATCCACCGTGCCCATCAGCAGGCCCGAGCGGGTGAGACCGCCCTCTTCATCCCGCGCCAGGCCGAAATCCGTCAGGCGCGCCTGCGGACCCTCCTCCGTATCCTCCACGAGGATGTTGGCCGGCTTCACATCGCGGTGGACGAGGCCCATCCGGTGGGCTGCCCCCAGGCCGCGGGCGGCCTGGGCGGCGAGGGTGACCTCGACCCGCCAATCCCCTTCGGTGCGGGGGTCTGCGAAGGTCCGCCCCTCCACCAGCTGGAGGAGGATGCAGGGACGCCCTTCCAGGGTGCCCGTGTCATGCACGCGGACCACGTTCGGGTGCTCCACGCGGGCCTGGAGGCGCGCTTCCAGCAGGAGGCGATCCGCCTCCTGCGGATCCTGGCTCCGGACGAACTTCACCGCCACCGGGCGCTCCAGCCCGGCGTCCCAGGCCCGGTGGACCTCGCCCATGCCGCCGATGCCCAGGACGCCCTTCAGGGTGATCCGGCCATCGAAGGAGGTCAGCAGCAGGCTCATCGATCCCCGTCCAGCGCCGCGCGCATGCGGAGGGCCACCTCTTCCAGATCCGATTCCGGGTAGTTCGAGAACCCCAGGCGCAAGCCCTGCACGGGGCTGCCATCGAAGGCAAAGCG
Coding sequences within:
- a CDS encoding serine/threonine-protein kinase: MSLLLTSFDGRITLKGVLGIGGMGEVHRAWDAGLERPVAVKFVRSQDPQEADRLLLEARLQARVEHPNVVRVHDTGTLEGRPCILLQLVEGRTFADPRTEGDWRVEVTLAAQAARGLGAAHRMGLVHRDVKPANILVEDTEEGPQARLTDFGLARDEEGGLTRSGLLMGTVDFMAPEQVSGAAPVDFRADIYGLGATLYAVLAGRPPFRNPVGSTAKAPGTLDLHGATAAGDLHPGDLLRRVLEKDPLPLTTAVPGLPRDLATVVAKAMEKAPERRYATAEALADDLERVLKGQAILARPMGWLERGLRWSKRNPAAAKALGASLTVMLATGAFATWNSRRSTLAALEAAQMGGEAKALELRMRMAHLAPAHDIRPVKAELRLALARLQARKGAAEAPSAYAQGRIHLILEELEPARVSLERAWVLGFRGPDLEEAMATVYSQLYEQARQEAEGLKDPAYRTRRLAEADLRFHQPALRHFQGAGSDRVLQARLAMLEQHDEKARDLAQAARRADPERTEAGLIEAQAWMNLMVKAYDLQHFEESERCAREGLAITQALARVVRSDPAVHHLAGRFHAFLTSLAQRRGLPLRADAEAGFRDVEHALILDADSPRPWLNKALILANLSRAPKAPGDPSRLEYCLAGVEACRTAARLAPDSARPLARFAYALYDLGGAQEDVGQDPGPALREGRAVAIRLDAMEPWDPSGLRWAFACSEMEARILLDHGRDASEPLAMTQSLAEQMQGKPGVTAANLQENIKTLELLLALDAQARGKDPEAHFHRSYEASEALRRLEPDQTNPVFFTGWTAIRWMEGRILLGRPVEDVLDRALPVVVAAHERWPKEPQLRIHLAKILGFGVRASLDLPRGVDADRLRAARVALKGARAHITPTESADLEGWLALAASASPGPGRQAEAKAALAYFTSAVHRHPTDLGVIEGLVRAQCGLGRPSSALRVLESMEPALAKKPEVQCLKVRTLRALGRDAEADRLATETQVAHPVFAQHVALSLGTRLATTPAP